A section of the Enterococcus montenegrensis genome encodes:
- a CDS encoding deoxynucleoside kinase — protein sequence MSVIVLAGTIGAGKSSLTEMIANHLNSEAFYESVDDNEVLPLFYQDPNKYAFLLQIYFLNKRFDSIKKALQHEDNVLDRSIYEDSLLFHLNADLGRATATEVQVYDELLANMMQELPFAAQKKHPDLLVHIKVSFETMLARIKKRGREFEQLEYDPSLYDYYQELNRRYDAWFENYHESPKLQIDGDLLNFVEDEVAAKEVIQLIDDKLAEIRQLEFIG from the coding sequence ATGAGTGTGATTGTATTAGCAGGTACCATTGGCGCAGGTAAATCAAGTTTAACAGAAATGATTGCCAATCATTTAAACAGCGAAGCATTTTATGAATCAGTTGATGATAATGAAGTATTGCCCTTATTTTATCAAGATCCCAATAAATATGCTTTTTTATTGCAAATTTACTTTTTGAATAAACGATTTGATAGTATAAAAAAAGCATTGCAACACGAAGACAATGTTTTGGATCGTTCGATCTATGAAGATTCTTTATTATTTCATTTAAATGCTGATTTGGGTCGGGCAACTGCCACAGAAGTACAAGTGTACGATGAATTGTTGGCCAATATGATGCAAGAATTGCCATTTGCCGCTCAAAAAAAGCATCCTGATTTATTGGTTCACATCAAAGTGTCCTTTGAAACGATGTTAGCGCGAATTAAAAAACGTGGCCGCGAGTTTGAACAATTGGAATATGATCCAAGTCTTTACGATTATTATCAAGAATTAAATCGTCGTTATGATGCGTGGTTTGAAAACTATCACGAGAGTCCAAAATTACAAATTGATGGCGATCTGTTGAATTTCGTGGAAGATGAAGTAGCGGCAAAAGAAGTTATCCAACTGATTGATGACAAGTTGGCAGAAATTCGCCAATTAGAATTTATCGGCTAA
- the fni gene encoding type 2 isopentenyl-diphosphate Delta-isomerase has protein sequence MNRKDEHVSLAKAFHKEKTNDFDAVRLIHTPLPQIDVKDVSLKTEILNHEENFPFFINAMTGGSKKSLQINHDLALIAKECQLMMATGSVTAALKDESVSDSFKIVRQINPAGFFLANIGAHNALENAQRAVELFGANALQIHLNAPQELVMPEGDRTFSDWLDNIAEIVAKLQVPVIVKEVGFGMTREAMLQLISVGVQTIDVSGQGGTSFTQIENARRPKREMAYLSEFGQSTVISLLEAAQVTRSFEVIASGGIRNAFDIFKSLILGADTVGISATILNQLLSHGVEATIEMIQNWQEDLALLYTMVGKKNTHSLETVPLIFTDEVWQWCQARGIDVRKYASRGQNEIPLRF, from the coding sequence ATGAATCGTAAAGATGAACACGTAAGCTTAGCAAAAGCTTTTCATAAAGAAAAAACAAATGATTTTGACGCAGTCCGTTTAATTCATACCCCGTTACCACAAATTGATGTAAAAGATGTCAGTTTAAAAACAGAGATTTTAAATCACGAAGAAAACTTTCCTTTTTTCATTAACGCCATGACTGGTGGTTCCAAAAAGTCATTACAGATTAATCACGATTTGGCCCTTATTGCTAAAGAATGTCAGTTAATGATGGCAACAGGCTCTGTCACAGCTGCTTTAAAAGACGAAAGTGTCAGTGATAGTTTTAAAATAGTGCGCCAGATTAATCCAGCTGGCTTTTTTCTTGCCAATATTGGTGCGCACAATGCCTTAGAAAATGCGCAACGTGCCGTGGAACTATTTGGTGCTAACGCCTTACAAATCCATCTAAATGCACCGCAAGAATTGGTCATGCCTGAAGGAGATCGAACTTTTTCGGATTGGTTAGACAACATCGCTGAAATTGTCGCAAAACTCCAAGTACCAGTAATAGTCAAAGAAGTTGGCTTTGGCATGACCAGAGAAGCGATGCTGCAATTAATCAGTGTTGGGGTTCAAACGATTGATGTTTCTGGTCAAGGCGGTACTAGTTTTACCCAAATTGAAAATGCACGCCGACCAAAACGTGAGATGGCGTATTTAAGTGAATTTGGTCAATCGACTGTTATTTCGTTACTTGAAGCTGCCCAAGTAACGCGCTCCTTTGAAGTAATCGCCTCAGGTGGCATTCGCAATGCTTTTGATATTTTTAAATCATTAATTTTAGGTGCTGACACAGTAGGTATTTCTGCCACCATTTTAAATCAACTTTTAAGCCACGGCGTTGAGGCTACGATTGAGATGATTCAAAATTGGCAAGAAGATTTGGCGCTTCTTTACACCATGGTAGGTAAAAAAAATACTCATAGTTTAGAAACAGTTCCGCTTATTTTTACTGATGAAGTTTGGCAGTGGTGCCAAGCCCGCGGCATTGATGTAAGAAAGTATGCAAGCAGAGGACAAAATGAAATACCGCTTCGTTTTTAA
- the mvk gene encoding mevalonate kinase, giving the protein MKSSGEGNANGKIILMGEHSVVYGKPAIAFPFQPTHVTAEITDHIYDVLRSGYFVDPLAKAPKSLENIKTLIHQLRHDFSTPPVQITISSTIPAERGMGSSAAVAVAITRAFFDWQNLPLSHELLLTYVNYAEKISHGNPSGIDAAATAGDEPILFQKGAAFETFPININGFLIVADTGVKGKTRQTVKAVAQRFEQDNKTTGHLINELGDLTLKAKKAILNNQAAYLGELMNAAQKNLAALQVSDQTLDNLIMVANQNGALGAKLTGGGKGGCMIALASDYSTAKKITTALTNQGAKATWIQELGVYQYA; this is encoded by the coding sequence ATGAAATCCAGTGGTGAAGGTAATGCCAATGGAAAAATTATTTTGATGGGGGAACATTCTGTTGTCTATGGAAAACCCGCCATCGCTTTTCCTTTCCAACCGACCCATGTCACAGCTGAAATAACCGACCACATTTACGACGTATTACGTTCGGGTTATTTTGTCGATCCCTTAGCGAAGGCACCAAAAAGTCTGGAAAATATTAAAACACTCATTCACCAATTGCGTCATGACTTTTCTACGCCACCAGTACAAATTACAATTTCTAGTACCATTCCCGCTGAAAGAGGAATGGGATCAAGCGCTGCTGTTGCGGTAGCCATTACCCGGGCATTTTTTGATTGGCAAAATTTACCCCTAAGCCATGAGCTTTTATTAACCTATGTAAATTATGCTGAGAAAATTTCCCATGGGAATCCAAGTGGCATTGATGCTGCAGCCACAGCCGGTGATGAACCGATTTTATTTCAAAAAGGCGCAGCTTTTGAGACTTTTCCTATCAACATCAATGGCTTTTTAATTGTGGCAGATACCGGTGTTAAAGGCAAAACCCGCCAAACTGTTAAAGCAGTCGCGCAACGTTTTGAACAAGATAATAAGACTACTGGTCATTTAATTAATGAGCTAGGAGACTTAACTTTAAAAGCTAAAAAGGCTATTTTAAATAATCAAGCCGCGTATCTGGGAGAACTAATGAATGCTGCCCAAAAAAACTTAGCCGCCCTACAAGTAAGCGATCAAACATTGGATAATTTAATTATGGTGGCCAATCAAAATGGCGCACTAGGCGCTAAACTAACTGGTGGTGGTAAGGGTGGCTGCATGATCGCCCTAGCTTCAGATTACAGTACCGCCAAAAAAATTACGACCGCTTTAACTAACCAAGGTGCCAAAGCAACTTGGATTCAAGAATTAGGAGTTTATCAATATGCTTAA
- a CDS encoding pentapeptide repeat-containing protein: MKQPAPPQLPVLIKNDFFIEDEAYFEANRFTNSDHSYLTGKNIIIRQSELEKITLHKTRLDNFEASNVIFRNCDFSNIEWLKASFHQVIFEQCKLTGANFAESYLRDCQFHDCLCDFVSFSQGNLKVVTFANCRLTDSEFYNLKWQHINFINNDLTGSNWGHTSLNKLDFSNNKFYRIILEQENLRGLIVNSQQALVIAASLGLVIKD, translated from the coding sequence ATGAAGCAGCCTGCCCCACCTCAATTACCAGTTTTAATTAAAAATGATTTTTTTATTGAAGATGAAGCCTACTTTGAAGCAAATCGTTTTACTAATAGCGATCACAGCTATTTAACTGGTAAAAACATCATCATTCGTCAAAGTGAATTAGAAAAAATCACCTTGCATAAAACCCGCCTGGACAATTTCGAGGCTAGCAACGTGATTTTTCGTAATTGTGATTTTTCCAATATTGAATGGCTTAAAGCCAGCTTTCATCAAGTAATTTTTGAACAATGTAAGCTCACGGGAGCCAATTTTGCAGAAAGTTATTTACGCGATTGTCAATTTCACGACTGTCTTTGTGACTTTGTCTCTTTTAGTCAAGGAAATTTGAAAGTTGTGACTTTCGCCAATTGTCGCCTGACTGATAGTGAATTTTACAATCTGAAATGGCAACATATAAACTTCATTAACAATGATTTAACAGGTAGTAATTGGGGCCATACATCTTTAAACAAGCTTGATTTTAGCAATAACAAATTTTATCGCATCATTTTAGAGCAAGAAAACTTGCGCGGGCTCATTGTCAATTCCCAACAAGCCTTAGTTATTGCAGCTAGTCTGGGGCTTGTTATTAAAGATTAG
- the mvaD gene encoding diphosphomevalonate decarboxylase: protein MLKGSARAHTNIALIKYWGKANEELIIPMNNSLSLTLDAFYTETTVIFSEDLTADTFYLDDILQDEKSTEKVSRFLDLVRKMATCPLFAEVKSYNHVPYAAGLASSSSGLAALAAACNQALQLDLSDRDLSRLARRGSGSACRSIFPGFVEWQKGNSDETSFAEVVPSNGWENELAMLFILINDQEKDVSSRDGMRRTVETSAFYEGWLQTAPQDLASAKIAIHAQDFNKLGSIAENNALKMHGTTLAAVPPFTYWSPDSLKAMQAVRKMRAAGIPCYFTMDAGPNVKVLCLKKDAEKIKAKLRDYFAADQLVTAFSGPGITYL, encoded by the coding sequence ATGCTTAAAGGAAGTGCCCGGGCACACACCAATATCGCCTTAATCAAATACTGGGGCAAAGCCAATGAAGAATTAATTATTCCCATGAACAACAGTCTCTCATTAACTTTAGATGCTTTTTATACCGAGACGACGGTAATATTTTCAGAAGATTTAACAGCAGATACCTTTTATTTAGATGATATTTTACAAGATGAAAAAAGCACAGAAAAAGTCAGCCGCTTTTTAGACTTAGTGCGCAAAATGGCAACTTGTCCGCTTTTCGCTGAAGTAAAAAGTTATAATCATGTTCCTTATGCCGCTGGTTTAGCTTCATCTTCAAGCGGCTTAGCCGCCCTAGCTGCCGCTTGCAACCAAGCGCTGCAATTAGATTTGTCTGATCGGGATTTATCCCGCTTAGCGCGCCGTGGTTCAGGTTCTGCTTGTCGCAGTATTTTCCCTGGTTTTGTGGAATGGCAAAAAGGTAACAGCGATGAAACTTCTTTTGCTGAAGTGGTGCCAAGCAATGGCTGGGAAAATGAACTGGCAATGCTCTTTATTTTGATTAACGATCAAGAAAAAGATGTTTCCAGCCGTGATGGTATGCGACGAACAGTCGAAACTTCAGCCTTTTATGAAGGTTGGTTGCAAACGGCACCGCAAGATTTAGCCAGTGCTAAAATTGCCATCCACGCGCAAGATTTTAATAAGTTAGGTAGCATCGCTGAAAACAATGCTTTAAAAATGCACGGCACGACATTAGCAGCCGTACCACCATTTACTTATTGGTCACCTGACAGTTTAAAAGCAATGCAGGCGGTCAGAAAAATGCGGGCAGCAGGAATCCCTTGTTATTTCACCATGGATGCTGGACCAAATGTTAAAGTATTATGCCTGAAAAAAGATGCTGAAAAAATCAAAGCTAAATTACGTGATTATTTTGCAGCAGATCAGCTTGTCACCGCTTTTAGCGGTCCAGGAATTACGTATTTATAA
- the nox gene encoding H2O-forming NADH oxidase, translating to MTKTIIVGTNHAGIAAANTLLDNYPDQEVVMIDRNTNLSYLGCGTALWVGRQIDGYQDLFYTNKEAFEEKGAKIYMETSVTSVDFNKKIVHCEKKDGSTFEENYDKIILATGSRPISPKVPGHDLDGIHFLKLFQEGQDVDREMARDSVKTVAVIGAGYIGVEIAEAAKRRGKNVLLFDAADRSLPSYYDKWFTDDMDKNLADHGIELHFGELIKEYKGDSRVDAVVSEKGEYPVDMVINAIGFGPNAQLGKDHLELFANGAYLVDRHQQTSDPDVYAVGDCATIYSNALDATTYIALASNAVRTGIVAGHNIGGTPVESAGVQGSNGISIFGFNMVSTGLSVAAAQKNNMEVKYTDYEDLQKPGFIKEENGDVKIRIVYEASSRRIVGAQMSSTEDISMAIHMFSLAISKHVTIDELKLLDIFFLPHFNQPYNYITMAALAAE from the coding sequence ATGACAAAAACGATTATTGTCGGAACTAACCATGCCGGAATTGCTGCTGCAAATACATTATTAGATAATTACCCAGATCAAGAAGTCGTGATGATCGACCGCAATACGAACTTAAGTTACTTGGGTTGCGGCACTGCCTTGTGGGTAGGCCGTCAAATAGATGGTTATCAAGACCTTTTTTATACAAATAAAGAAGCATTTGAAGAAAAAGGCGCCAAAATTTATATGGAAACTTCTGTAACCAGCGTTGATTTTAACAAAAAAATCGTTCATTGCGAGAAAAAAGACGGTTCTACGTTTGAAGAAAATTATGACAAAATTATTTTAGCCACAGGTTCTCGCCCAATTTCACCTAAAGTACCCGGTCACGATTTAGACGGAATTCACTTCTTGAAATTATTCCAAGAAGGACAAGATGTTGATCGCGAAATGGCACGAGACAGTGTAAAAACAGTGGCTGTCATTGGTGCTGGTTATATCGGTGTAGAAATTGCAGAAGCAGCAAAACGCCGAGGCAAAAATGTCTTATTATTTGATGCTGCTGATCGTTCATTGCCTTCATATTATGATAAATGGTTTACAGATGATATGGATAAAAATTTGGCAGATCACGGGATTGAATTACATTTTGGAGAATTGATCAAAGAATATAAAGGTGATAGCCGCGTAGATGCCGTTGTTTCTGAAAAAGGCGAATACCCAGTGGACATGGTTATTAATGCGATTGGTTTTGGGCCAAATGCACAATTAGGAAAAGATCATTTAGAATTATTTGCTAATGGGGCTTATTTAGTTGATCGTCACCAACAAACAAGTGATCCAGATGTTTATGCAGTCGGAGATTGTGCGACCATTTACTCTAATGCACTTGATGCTACGACTTATATTGCACTTGCCTCTAATGCTGTTCGTACAGGAATTGTGGCGGGTCATAATATTGGTGGCACACCGGTTGAATCTGCTGGCGTTCAAGGCTCAAATGGTATTTCAATTTTTGGCTTTAATATGGTTTCAACAGGCTTGTCTGTTGCTGCAGCCCAAAAGAACAACATGGAAGTTAAATACACGGACTACGAAGACTTGCAAAAACCTGGTTTTATTAAAGAAGAAAATGGCGATGTGAAAATTCGTATCGTTTACGAAGCGTCTTCACGTCGAATTGTCGGTGCACAAATGTCTTCCACCGAAGATATTTCCATGGCAATCCATATGTTCTCGCTGGCAATCAGCAAACACGTTACAATCGACGAATTAAAATTATTGGATATCTTCTTCTTGCCACACTTTAACCAACCTTACAACTACATTACAATGGCTGCTTTAGCTGCTGAATAG
- a CDS encoding magnesium transporter CorA family protein, protein MEHKREFNQGASYWVQVDNHSVTTLSELQEKYQLSDEMLTYSLDKNERARVEYDPEEHAFLLVYNVPHRHKTDNHYETSPMTFIIKEHHLFSFTTEHTSYVADMMENLLHKNSKQSEYSLLFHTLFLISDSFFPLIEEVNSERMRLNQKLREKTTNKNLLELSDLEIGLVYLVTATKQNAVLLQQIRALNIFHRLQDNEKEQLEDALIEAKQAVEMTNLAAQVIDQLSGAYNNLLNNNLNDTMKFLTIWSLLLTVPTIVTGFFGMNVPLPFSNSVFGWGIAMLISIGLSVWMLLAMWRRIK, encoded by the coding sequence ATGGAACATAAAAGAGAATTTAATCAAGGCGCCTCTTATTGGGTCCAAGTCGATAATCACAGTGTCACCACTTTAAGTGAATTACAAGAAAAGTACCAGTTAAGTGATGAGATGCTGACATATTCTTTAGATAAAAACGAACGCGCGCGGGTAGAATATGATCCCGAAGAACATGCTTTTTTACTGGTTTATAACGTGCCTCATCGCCATAAAACAGATAATCATTATGAAACAAGTCCGATGACTTTTATTATTAAAGAACATCATCTTTTTTCTTTTACGACAGAGCATACCAGCTATGTAGCAGATATGATGGAGAATTTACTCCACAAAAATAGTAAACAAAGTGAATACAGCTTATTGTTCCACACGCTATTTTTAATCTCAGATTCTTTTTTTCCTTTGATTGAAGAAGTGAACAGTGAGCGGATGCGTTTAAATCAAAAACTGCGGGAAAAGACGACAAATAAAAATTTACTGGAACTTTCTGACCTTGAAATTGGTTTGGTCTATTTAGTAACAGCGACCAAACAAAATGCGGTCTTATTGCAACAAATCCGCGCCTTGAATATTTTCCATCGCCTGCAAGATAATGAAAAAGAGCAATTGGAAGATGCTCTAATTGAAGCCAAGCAAGCAGTGGAGATGACGAATTTAGCTGCTCAAGTTATTGACCAACTTTCAGGTGCCTATAATAATCTTTTAAATAATAATTTGAATGATACGATGAAATTTTTAACTATTTGGTCGTTATTGCTTACGGTACCGACGATTGTTACGGGCTTTTTTGGCATGAATGTTCCGCTGCCATTCTCCAATTCTGTTTTTGGTTGGGGGATTGCAATGTTGATCAGCATTGGCTTATCTGTTTGGATGCTTTTGGCTATGTGGCGCCGAATTAAATAA
- a CDS encoding ClbS/DfsB family four-helix bundle protein, whose translation MARPKTKEALLQAGNDTYLNMMELLDTLPQESLTQNFTFDVEKEKQAHWQRDKNLRDVFVHLYEWHKLLLDWVAANQKGKAKQFLKAGYNWKTYGKMNEEFFLKHQNTSYEEALQLIAKTHYQVMDLAKTFSNEELFEKGVFPWVGGSTLGSYFVSATASHYEWAMKKIKRFKKSL comes from the coding sequence ATGGCAAGACCAAAAACAAAAGAAGCGTTACTTCAAGCAGGAAATGATACTTATCTTAATATGATGGAATTATTAGACACACTGCCACAGGAAAGTTTAACGCAAAATTTCACCTTTGACGTTGAAAAGGAAAAGCAAGCACATTGGCAGCGGGATAAAAATTTACGGGATGTTTTCGTGCATCTGTATGAATGGCACAAGCTGCTGTTAGATTGGGTAGCGGCCAATCAAAAAGGAAAAGCAAAGCAGTTTTTAAAAGCTGGCTATAATTGGAAAACTTATGGGAAAATGAATGAGGAATTTTTTTTAAAACATCAAAATACCAGTTATGAAGAGGCGTTGCAACTTATAGCTAAAACGCATTACCAAGTTATGGATTTGGCTAAGACATTTTCGAATGAAGAATTATTTGAAAAAGGAGTATTTCCGTGGGTGGGAGGCAGTACCTTAGGAAGCTATTTTGTTTCTGCAACAGCGAGTCACTATGAATGGGCAATGAAAAAAATCAAACGATTCAAAAAGAGTTTGTAG
- a CDS encoding phosphomevalonate kinase: MLVEASAPGKLYIAGEYAVVEAGHPAIIIAVDQFITVTITKATKSGSIQSAQYSELPVKWTRRGGELVLDIRENPFHYILAAIKITEKYAQEQGKQLAFFDLKVTSELDNSNGRKYGLGSSGAVTVATVKALSAFYELSLTPMMTFKLAALSHLEVQGNGSCGDIAASSYGGWIAFSTFEQNWLQKHRQAESITTLLAKKWPKLAITPLPEVSHLRLLIGWTGSPASTSDLVDQVNESRADKKTSTSYEEFLAASKDCVEQMITGFHTQNISLIKKMIKKNRRLLNELTQITNVTIETPPLKMLCDLAENYGGAAKSSGAGGGDCGIVITDQKSGILPLMSVWEKAGITPLPLHVYHYQKKVEERTQHES; encoded by the coding sequence ATGTTAGTGGAAGCTTCGGCTCCAGGAAAACTTTATATTGCAGGAGAATATGCCGTGGTTGAAGCTGGGCACCCTGCAATTATTATCGCCGTTGATCAATTTATCACAGTTACCATCACAAAAGCCACAAAAAGTGGTAGCATCCAATCGGCGCAATACAGTGAATTACCAGTAAAATGGACGCGCCGCGGTGGCGAACTGGTTTTAGATATTCGGGAAAATCCATTTCATTATATTTTGGCAGCAATTAAAATCACCGAAAAATATGCCCAAGAACAAGGCAAACAATTGGCTTTCTTTGATTTAAAGGTCACAAGTGAATTGGATAACTCTAATGGTCGTAAATACGGTCTTGGTTCCAGCGGAGCGGTAACAGTCGCAACAGTAAAAGCATTAAGTGCGTTTTATGAACTTTCGCTAACTCCCATGATGACTTTTAAACTCGCAGCCTTATCTCACCTAGAAGTGCAAGGCAATGGCTCTTGCGGAGATATTGCCGCAAGCTCTTACGGCGGCTGGATTGCTTTTTCTACCTTTGAACAAAATTGGTTGCAAAAACATCGCCAAGCAGAAAGTATCACGACTTTATTAGCAAAAAAATGGCCTAAGCTTGCTATTACACCGCTGCCAGAAGTTTCTCATCTGCGTTTGTTGATCGGTTGGACAGGATCTCCTGCGTCTACTTCTGATCTGGTGGATCAAGTAAATGAATCCAGAGCAGATAAGAAAACCTCTACTTCTTATGAAGAATTTTTAGCCGCCAGTAAAGACTGTGTAGAGCAAATGATTACTGGTTTTCACACCCAAAATATCAGCTTGATAAAAAAAATGATCAAGAAGAACCGGCGGCTTTTAAACGAATTAACCCAAATCACCAATGTCACGATTGAAACACCCCCATTAAAAATGCTCTGTGATTTAGCTGAAAATTACGGCGGTGCTGCCAAATCCTCTGGCGCTGGTGGCGGTGATTGCGGTATCGTGATTACCGATCAAAAAAGTGGTATATTGCCTTTGATGAGCGTTTGGGAAAAAGCTGGTATCACACCGCTGCCCCTACACGTTTATCATTATCAAAAAAAGGTTGAAGAAAGGACGCAGCATGAATCGTAA
- a CDS encoding 2-isopropylmalate synthase has protein sequence MREIQFFDTTLRDGEQTPGVNFNTKEKVQIALQLEKWGIDTIEAGFPIASEGDFEAVTAIAKAATTMTVAGLARCQKKDIDRAYEALQHAKFPQIHVFLATSDVHMQYKLKMTEDQVLAAIWEHVSYAKEKFAKVQFSPEDATRTNKEFLLKAVQTAIDAGATIINIPDTVGYSNPTEYGALFKYLLANIKSEEEIIFSSHCHDDLGMATANALAAIENGANRIEGTINGIGERAGNTALEEVAVALHIRRDFYQCENKIQLKETKRTSDLIARLSGISIPRNKAIIGGNAYAHESGIHQDGVLKNPETYEIITPQLVGVNTNSLPLGKLSGRHAFVTKMEELGYSLAEAEVKPLFKRFKNLADKKKQITDADLLALVADQVRQEETSLHLAGVQLQYVSNGHQGAIVSVRDKKGEIKMASAIGSGSIQAIYNSIDQIFEQQPVLISYEITALTAGEDAQAQVQVILECPQTKKRINGIGIDFDVLEASAKAYVQASGNLKNLFSEDK, from the coding sequence ATGCGTGAGATTCAATTTTTTGACACAACGCTACGGGATGGCGAACAAACTCCCGGTGTTAATTTTAATACGAAAGAAAAGGTGCAGATTGCCTTACAGTTAGAAAAATGGGGCATTGATACAATTGAAGCGGGCTTTCCGATTGCTTCAGAGGGAGATTTTGAGGCTGTAACAGCAATTGCCAAAGCGGCAACCACTATGACGGTAGCTGGCTTAGCGCGGTGCCAGAAAAAAGATATTGATCGTGCTTATGAAGCGTTGCAACATGCTAAGTTTCCTCAAATTCATGTCTTTTTGGCAACGAGTGATGTGCATATGCAATACAAATTAAAAATGACAGAAGATCAAGTCTTGGCAGCGATTTGGGAACATGTGAGTTATGCAAAAGAAAAATTCGCCAAGGTTCAATTTTCACCTGAAGATGCTACTCGTACCAACAAAGAATTTTTATTAAAAGCTGTTCAAACGGCAATTGATGCGGGTGCCACAATTATCAATATCCCCGACACAGTCGGTTATTCCAATCCAACTGAATATGGTGCTTTGTTCAAATATTTATTGGCAAATATCAAAAGTGAAGAAGAAATTATTTTTTCTTCCCATTGTCACGATGATTTAGGTATGGCCACAGCCAACGCATTGGCTGCAATTGAAAATGGTGCCAATCGAATCGAGGGTACAATAAATGGTATTGGTGAACGTGCGGGAAATACGGCTTTAGAGGAAGTGGCCGTAGCACTGCATATTCGCCGTGATTTCTATCAATGTGAAAATAAAATTCAACTTAAAGAAACAAAACGAACCAGTGATTTAATCGCCCGTCTTTCAGGAATTTCTATTCCGCGTAATAAAGCGATTATTGGCGGCAATGCCTATGCCCACGAGTCAGGAATTCATCAAGATGGTGTTTTAAAAAATCCAGAAACATATGAAATTATTACGCCACAATTAGTGGGGGTGAATACGAACTCCTTGCCACTGGGAAAACTTTCTGGCCGTCACGCTTTTGTAACCAAAATGGAGGAATTGGGCTACAGCTTAGCAGAAGCAGAAGTCAAACCACTTTTTAAACGTTTCAAAAATTTGGCAGATAAGAAAAAGCAAATTACTGACGCGGATCTCCTGGCTTTGGTAGCCGATCAAGTACGCCAAGAAGAAACAAGTCTTCACTTAGCTGGTGTGCAGTTACAGTATGTTTCTAATGGCCATCAAGGCGCGATTGTTTCGGTTCGTGACAAAAAAGGAGAAATCAAAATGGCTTCTGCGATTGGTTCTGGCAGTATTCAAGCAATCTACAATTCAATCGATCAGATTTTTGAACAACAGCCAGTTTTGATCAGCTATGAAATCACCGCTTTAACTGCTGGCGAAGATGCGCAAGCACAAGTGCAGGTGATTTTAGAATGTCCCCAGACAAAAAAACGGATTAACGGAATTGGCATTGATTTTGATGTCTTAGAAGCTTCGGCAAAAGCCTATGTTCAAGCCAGTGGTAACCTAAAAAATCTTTTCTCAGAAGATAAATAA